In a genomic window of Physeter macrocephalus isolate SW-GA chromosome 14, ASM283717v5, whole genome shotgun sequence:
- the TM4SF5 gene encoding transmembrane 4 L6 family member 5 isoform X1 has translation MCTGKCARFVGLSLIPLSLVCIVANALLLVPNGQTTWTKDRLSLQVWLMAGFIGGGLMVLCPAISAVRAGGKGCCGAGCCGNRCRMLRSFFCSAFGMLGAIYCLSVSGAGLRIGPQCLMDGSWAYHFQQTAGSYLLNRTQWSLCVEPPGVVYWNVTLFSLLVAASCLEILLCGVQLVNASIGVFCGDCRKKEVGRCGMELSRKSICSLTASSLFFCRSPLTEAPRTWSVAPGHPPGPPPSWNKLFRALFRVSDCALYKECPKVSRYTVAWGSRVWDPCTPFVISLINSY, from the exons ATGTGCACGGGAAAGTGTGCCCGCTTCGTGGGGCTCTCCCTCATCCCCCTCTCCCTGGTCTGCATTGTGGCCAACGCTCTCCTGCTAGTGCCCAACGGTCAGACCACCTGGACCAAGGACCGCCTCAGCTTGCAAGTCTGGCTCATGGCTGGCTTCATCGGCGGGGGCCTGATG GTACTGTGTCCAGCAATTTCCGCTGTCCGGGCAGGGGGCAAAGGCTGTTGTGGTGCAGGCTGCTGTGGGAATCGCTGCAGG ATGCTGCGATCGTTCTTCTGCTCGGCGTTCGGGATGCTTGGTGCCATCTACTGCCTCTCGGTTTCAGGAGCTGGGCTCCGAATTGGACCACAATGCTTAATGGACGGCTCCTGGGCATACCACTTCCAACAGACCGC AGGCTCTTACCTGCTCAACCGCACTCAGTGGAGCTTGTGCGTGGAGCCGCCTGGTGTGGTCTACTGGAACGTGACGCTCTTCTCGCTGCTGGTGGCCGCCTCGTGCCTGGAGATTTTGCTGTGTGGGGTGCAGCTGGTGAACGCGTCCATTGGTGTCTTCTGCGGCGATTGTCGGAAGAAGGAGGTGGGACGGTGTGGGATGGAGCTGTCGAGGAAATCTATTTGCTCCCTGACTGCATCCTCACTTTTTTTCTGCAGGTCGCCCCTCACTGAGGCTCCACGGACCTGGTCCGTCGCTCCTGGACACCCGCCTGGCCCGCCCCCTTCCTGGAATAAACTATTTAGAGCTCTCTTCCGCGTCTCAGATTGTGCCCTTTACAAGGAGTGTCCGAAGGTCTCCAGATACACCGTGGCTTGGGGCTCTCGTGTTTGGGACCCTTGCACCCCCTTTGTTATTTCCttaataaatagttattga
- the VMO1 gene encoding LOW QUALITY PROTEIN: vitelline membrane outer layer protein 1 homolog (The sequence of the model RefSeq protein was modified relative to this genomic sequence to represent the inferred CDS: deleted 2 bases in 1 codon) has translation MERGAGAKLLLLLWATCFGRARADASSGCTLVIEVTSGRPWGDWAWPEMCPDGFFDSGFSLKVEPPRQGIPGDDAALNGIRLHCARGNAELNTHVVGRVE, from the exons ATGGAGCGGGGCGCGGGAGCCaagctgcttctgctgctgtggGCGACGTGCTTTGGGCGTGCAAGAGCAGATGCGTCGAGCGGCTGCACATTGGTCATCGAGGTGACCAGCGGGCGCCCCTGGGGTGACTGGGCCTGGCCAGAGATGTGTCCTGACGGATTCTTCGACAGCGGGTTCTCGCTCAAG GTGGAGCCCCCC CGCCAAGGCATTCCTGGCGACGACGCGGCTCTGAACGGAATCCGGCTGCACTGCGCGCGCGGGAATGCGGAGCTCAACACGCACGTG GTGGGGCGCGTGGAGTGA
- the TM4SF5 gene encoding transmembrane 4 L6 family member 5 isoform X2 yields the protein MCTGKCARFVGLSLIPLSLVCIVANALLLVPNGQTTWTKDRLSLQVWLMAGFIGGGLMVLCPAISAVRAGGKGCCGAGCCGNRCRMLRSFFCSAFGMLGAIYCLSVSGAGLRIGPQCLMDGSWAYHFQQTAGSYLLNRTQWSLCVEPPGVVYWNVTLFSLLVAASCLEILLCGVQLVNASIGVFCGDCRKKEVAPH from the exons ATGTGCACGGGAAAGTGTGCCCGCTTCGTGGGGCTCTCCCTCATCCCCCTCTCCCTGGTCTGCATTGTGGCCAACGCTCTCCTGCTAGTGCCCAACGGTCAGACCACCTGGACCAAGGACCGCCTCAGCTTGCAAGTCTGGCTCATGGCTGGCTTCATCGGCGGGGGCCTGATG GTACTGTGTCCAGCAATTTCCGCTGTCCGGGCAGGGGGCAAAGGCTGTTGTGGTGCAGGCTGCTGTGGGAATCGCTGCAGG ATGCTGCGATCGTTCTTCTGCTCGGCGTTCGGGATGCTTGGTGCCATCTACTGCCTCTCGGTTTCAGGAGCTGGGCTCCGAATTGGACCACAATGCTTAATGGACGGCTCCTGGGCATACCACTTCCAACAGACCGC AGGCTCTTACCTGCTCAACCGCACTCAGTGGAGCTTGTGCGTGGAGCCGCCTGGTGTGGTCTACTGGAACGTGACGCTCTTCTCGCTGCTGGTGGCCGCCTCGTGCCTGGAGATTTTGCTGTGTGGGGTGCAGCTGGTGAACGCGTCCATTGGTGTCTTCTGCGGCGATTGTCGGAAGAAGGAG GTCGCCCCTCACTGA
- the GLTPD2 gene encoding glycolipid transfer protein domain-containing protein 2 → MRVALPQPVPRRWLRSAIPLAVFTLLLVYLWARSLRALSGCRSGAQSCIAREPPPFQVRQQSGPLEAPERKEPQCLGPQGMLGRMMRPFRASLNPERDVELSQYLAGWRELVRFLTPLGSIFAFATSEASAKVTALEALVHGPEAAHYTSLATMVAWERPGIAPRLSAGCPGSLTMLLLHRALRWSQLCLHRVATGMLGGPDAGAQCSDAYGTALAPHHPWFVRQAAHLAFLAFPGRGRLLELACPGSKEAEARNALVRAAGTLEEVYNRTQGLLAEGGLLELA, encoded by the exons ATGCGGGTCGCACTGCCTCAGCCGGTCCCTCGGCGCTGGTTGCGCAGTGCGATTCCTCTTGCTGTCTTCACACTACTGcttgtttatctctgggctcggAGCCTCC GTGCCCTCTCAGGCTGCAGATCTGGGGCCCAGTCCTGCATTGCCAGGGAACCGCCTCCTTTCCAG GTCCGGCAACAGTCGGGACCCTTGGAGGCTCCGGAACGGAAAGAGCCTCAGTGTCTGGGCCCTCAGGGGATGCTGGGCCGCATGATGAGGCCGTTCCGCGCCAGTCTGAACCCGGAAAGGGATGTGGAGTTGTCGCAGTACCTGGCAGGATGGAGGGAGCTAGTCCG GTTCCTAACTCCCCTCGGCTCCATCTTCGCCTTCGCCACAAGCGAGGCCTCCGCCAAAGTGACAGCCCTCGAGGCTCTGGTGCACGGCCCAGAGGCGGCGCACTACACGTCGCTGGCGACCATGGTGGCGTGGGAGCGGCCCGGGATCGCCCCACGACTCTCTGCCGGGTGCCCGGGCTCACTGACGATGCTCTTGCTGCACCGTGCGCTACGatggtcccagctctgcctccaccGGGTGGCGACCGGGATGCTCGGAGGCCCGGACGCTGGCGCTCAGTGCAGCGACGCCTACGGCACGGCCCTGGCTCCGCACCACCCCTGGTTCGTCCGTCAGGCCGCCCACCTCGCATTCCTCGCCTTCCCGGGTCGCGGCCGCTTGCTCGAGCTGGCGTGTCCGGGTTCCAAAGAGGCGGAGGCGCGGAACGCGCTGGTGCGGGCCGCGGGCACCCTAGAGGAAGTCTACAACCGTACTCAGGGATTGTTGGCCGAAGGCGGCCTGCTCGAGCTGGCCTGA